In the genome of Planctomyces sp. SH-PL62, the window GCCCGGCACGACCCGAGACGCCGTGACGATCCGCACCGCGTTCGACGGCTGGCCCGTCGAGCTGGTCGACACCGCCGGCGTCCGCGAGGCCGACGACCTGGTGGAACGCTTCGGCGTCGAGCGCGCCCTCCGCGAACGGGCGCGGGCCGACCTGACGCTGCACGTCGTCGACCGCTCGCAACCGCTGGAGGACGCCGATCGGACGGGTTCGACGGACGGCCCCACGCTGATCGTGGCCAGCAAGGCCGACCTGCCGGCGGCGTGGTCCCCGACCGAGGCGTTCGGCCCCTCGCCGATCGTCGTCGTCTCGGCCGAGACCGGGACGGGCCTCGACGAGCTGGACTCGGCCATCGCGCGGACGCTCGTCCCACACCCCCCCGATCCGGGAGCCGCCGTCCCCTTCCGCGCCGAGCATCGGGACGCCCTGGCCGCCGCGCGAGACGCCCTGGAAGCCGGCGACGCCCAGGCCGCCGTACAGGCCCTCAGAGCCCTGCGACGAAGGCCATAAAGCCCTTCCCCCCCTCGGGGCCGGACGCGATCGCGGATGCTCCGCGCCCGGTCGCACCCAGGTCAGGCTTTCGACGGCGGGGGGGCGAAGCCCAGGGCGGCGCCGATCGCGATGAACGACGCGACGAGGAGTTGGGCCGCGCCGCGCGCGGCCGGGGTGATGGCGACGGGGCGGGTGGTCTCGTCGAGGGGGAACATCAGCGCGCCGACGACCTGATAGGCGACGACGCCCACGACGGCCCCGACCACCCCTCCCACGAGCGCCTGGGGGACGGCTCGACGGCCGCCGGCTCCCAGGCCGAGCGCCGCGCCGGCGGCGGCGCCGATCAGGCCGGCGATCGCCCCTTGCACCAGGAGCGCCGCCTCCAGGCCGTCCTCGTCCTGGGCCAACAGGCGAAAGGCGAGGCGGACGGTGATTTGCACGGCCGCGACGCCGGCCGCGACGCCCAGGGCCGCGCCCAGGGCCGCCGCGACGCCCGCGTCGCGGGGGGAACGTCGCGCGAGGCCGCCGGCCGCGCCCAGGGCCGCGCCCAGCGCGGCCCCGAGGAGGCCGAAGGCGATGGAGGTCTCCGCGAGCACCCCGCGACGGTAGCTGGCGGTCGCGACGGCCGTCTCCGCGGGCGTGGCGAAGCCCGCCGTCGCGGTGAGCGGAGGCCGAAACCTCCCGTGGATCGACTCCTCCGCCAGCCACGAGGCGAGCCCCGCGAGCAGCCCGGCGGCGAGGGCGAGGGCCCCGAGCCGCGCCTTCGAGGGCCGCTCGCGCGGCGCCTCGAAGCTCGGTCCCGAGGGAGGGGCGGTTTCCACGGGTGGATCGACGTCGATGGACGACATGGGGACGAAGCCTCAATCAATAAGCGTCGGAGCTGATCACTTCACCGCCGGCCTTGGTGCCCAGCGCCCACCAGATCCGCATCTCGACCGAACTCTTGATGAACTTCACGCTGCCGTCGGCCATGGCCGCGTTGACGCCGCCGGGGTGGTTGCTGGTGGCGTTATAATAGCCGCTGTGCAGCGCCCCGCAATCGGGCCCGCAGTCCATCCTGCAGGAGTTCCAGGGGAACTCGTTGGAGTTGGGCGGGATCAGGGTCTGGAACATGCTCTCGCCCAGGGCGCCGAGGTTCCAGCGATACCCGCGCTGGCCCATGCTCCGCTGGGTGCGGAACCATTCGTTGCAGGTCTGCCAGTCCTGCCGGAGGGCGGCGAGGTTGCTCGTGGGGTCCAGAAGCGAGGAGGCGGGGCCGGCGCCGGTGCTGGACGGGCCGTCTCGCCACTTGGTCTGCTTCGGGCTGTAGAGGGTCGTGGAGACCAGGGCCTCCGAATAGGCGATGGTGTTCGACGAGCCGTCGGTGACGTGCTGGATCCCGTAGTTCGCCTTGCTGGCGAACATACCGGTCGACTGCTGGTTGGGGTAGAAGCCTGCGGTCGTGCCGATCGAGCCGAAGTAGTTGTTGGTGTTCTCCGTCCCCGTCAGGCCGTCGGACGGGCAGACGAACACGGCGACCTTGGAGAGGAACACGGTCGTGTTGTTGACGGCCCCGCCCCCCTGCCAGGTCGTCCAGCAGAAGTTCGCCGCGTCGTAGAGCGGTCGCTGCTCCAGGTAGGGGAGGAGCATGGCGTTGGCGCCCCACGTCCCCCAGTCGGCCGTCACGCCGATGTCGGAGTAGGCGATGGTCGCCGTCATCGGAAACGAGTTGAGGGCGCTGTGGTAGTTGTGAAGCCCCAGGCCGATCTGCTTGAGATTGTTGATGCACTGCGAACGGCGGGCGGCCTCGCGAGCCGCCTGCACGGCGGGGAGCAACAAGGCGATGAGGACGGCGATGATCGCGATCACCACCAGCAATTCAATCAGCGTGAACCCTCGGGACGACTGTCTCTTCATCACGGACTCCTCTCGGCGACTCTCGAAATGAGTGATGGATGAACGAATCGCTCAAACCGAATCCGACCGCCCCTCGTCAGGGCTTCGACTCGGGCCCCGGTTCCGAAGCGGCCTCGGCCTTGGGCTCCGCCTTGGACTTGGACTTCCCCTTGGTCCCCTGACGCTTCTCCATGTACCCGCCCATCGCCTTCATCAGGTTCTGGTCCTTGCCGTGATCGACCGCGACCGTCCCGGACGTGTCCTCGCCGCATCCCGCGAGAGCCATCGATCCGACCAGAGCCGCGACGACGCCCGTCTTGCCGAGCAGCCTCATAGACCCCTCCTCGTTCGTGGACAGGAACTGACGACCGAGTGAAAACCTTCCGATCCCAACAACCCGGCGACCTCGGCGCGCAGCGCGATCGCCCGGCCCTCGGGCCGCACTCCATTTCCACCCTCCCGCACGCAAGCACGACTGACGGGACCTCCGCGGCCGGACGCTTGGGAAAGGCGACGGCACGCATCGGCAGCACGGGTAGGTTGGTGTCCGGGCGGTGAGAAAGCAAGTGAAAAATGGCCGACCTTCCGCCGAATCTCAACTAAGTATTTAACACTTTCGCGGACCTTTTCGGGGCCTTCGACGGTCGCCGGCTCGCTGGCGCCGCCCCTCCGTAGGTGGATGGTTCGAACGATGAATTCCCACGGAAATCGTCCCTTCGTTCGCCGCGCCCACCCAGCAGCCGGGCTTCGAACCGGGGCTCCGGAGGCCTCGGGGATCGGGCATCGCAGTCGTGGCGATCCGTCGCCTTAACGAGCAGGCCGCCGACGCGCCGAATCGGGTGCGGACGGGGGCGGCCAGGCCCGGTCGAGGACCTCCCCCGACGCCGATCCCCACGCCGTCCGCTCCCTTCGATCCAGGCCGACGCGGCGTTCCCGGCGGCCCGGCTCGCGTGGTAGGGTGAAGGGCGTCGCGGGGCGGGACGGACGAGCGCCCCGACGCGAGTTCGAGGGGAGGAGAGACGGTGCGAATCCTGATGGTCGGCGCGGGCGGGATCGGCGGATATTTCGGGGGTCGGCTGCTGGAAGCGGGCCGCGACGTGACGTTCCTGGTCCGCCCCGGACGGGCGGCGAAGCTGGCGGCCTCGGGCCTGGCCATCCGCAGCGAGACCGGCGACGCCGACCTGCCGAAGCCCCCGCCGTCACGGCCGGACGGCTGGCGGGCCTGGGGGCCTTCGACCTCGTGATCGTCAGTTGCAAGGCTTACGACCTCCCCGGCGCGATCGGCGACTTCGCGCCGGCGGTCGGGCCGAGGACCGTCGTCCTGCCGCTGCTCAACGGGATGCGCCACCTCGACGCGCTCGACGCCCGGTTCGGCGGCGACGCCGTGCTCGGCGGCCTCTGCCTGATCTCGTCGCGACTGGACGAGGAGGGCCGCATCCTCCACCTCAGCGACGTCCACCGCCTGACCTTCGGCGC includes:
- a CDS encoding DUF1559 domain-containing protein produces the protein MKRQSSRGFTLIELLVVIAIIAVLIALLLPAVQAAREAARRSQCINNLKQIGLGLHNYHSALNSFPMTATIAYSDIGVTADWGTWGANAMLLPYLEQRPLYDAANFCWTTWQGGGAVNNTTVFLSKVAVFVCPSDGLTGTENTNNYFGSIGTTAGFYPNQQSTGMFASKANYGIQHVTDGSSNTIAYSEALVSTTLYSPKQTKWRDGPSSTGAGPASSLLDPTSNLAALRQDWQTCNEWFRTQRSMGQRGYRWNLGALGESMFQTLIPPNSNEFPWNSCRMDCGPDCGALHSGYYNATSNHPGGVNAAMADGSVKFIKSSVEMRIWWALGTKAGGEVISSDAY